Proteins encoded within one genomic window of Lysinibacillus louembei:
- the plsX gene encoding phosphate acyltransferase PlsX, producing MRLAVDGMGGDHAPQSIIEGVLLALDDFPTIEIQLYGQQEKMAPYLKEHPRLTVIDCSEVVGGDDDPARAVRRKKDSSMAKILDAVVANEADACLSAGNTGALMAGGLYKVGRIEGVARPALATTLPTVDGQGFLMLDLGANAEAKPEHLQQYAIMGDIYVKKVRAQKAPRVGLLNIGTEDNKGNELTKAAFTLLKETELRFEGNVEARELLNGVADVVVTDGFTGNMVLKSLEGTAGTIFSMLKGALMATTKSKFAAMLVKNDLKSLKDKMDYTEYGGAALFGLQAPVIKAHGSSNAKAIYSAIKQAHMMVEHDVCATIKEAIAKQQQVKEND from the coding sequence ATGAGATTAGCAGTAGATGGTATGGGTGGCGACCACGCACCGCAATCGATTATTGAAGGGGTATTATTAGCTTTAGATGATTTCCCGACAATTGAAATTCAATTATACGGTCAGCAGGAAAAAATGGCTCCCTATTTAAAGGAGCATCCGCGTTTGACAGTGATTGATTGCTCAGAAGTGGTAGGTGGAGACGATGATCCAGCACGCGCTGTACGTCGTAAAAAGGACTCTTCCATGGCAAAGATTTTAGATGCTGTTGTGGCAAATGAGGCAGATGCTTGTTTATCAGCAGGCAATACAGGTGCTTTAATGGCTGGCGGTTTATACAAGGTAGGACGCATTGAAGGTGTTGCTCGACCAGCTTTAGCAACAACATTGCCAACAGTTGATGGACAAGGCTTTTTAATGCTTGATTTAGGAGCGAATGCGGAGGCAAAGCCAGAGCATTTACAGCAATATGCCATTATGGGTGATATTTATGTCAAAAAAGTACGTGCACAAAAAGCACCACGCGTTGGGCTACTAAATATCGGAACGGAAGATAATAAAGGCAATGAATTAACAAAAGCCGCATTTACTCTATTAAAAGAAACAGAGCTTCGCTTTGAAGGCAATGTTGAGGCACGAGAGCTATTAAATGGTGTCGCTGACGTTGTTGTAACGGATGGCTTTACAGGCAATATGGTATTAAAATCATTAGAAGGCACGGCGGGTACAATTTTTTCGATGCTAAAAGGTGCATTAATGGCAACGACAAAATCAAAATTTGCGGCAATGCTTGTGAAAAATGATTTAAAATCGTTAAAAGATAAAATGGATTATACGGAATATGGTGGTGCAGCGCTTTTCGGCTTGCAGGCACCTGTTATTAAAGCACATGGTTCATCGAATGCAAAGGCGATTTATAGCGCCATTAAACAAGCGCATATGATGGTAGAGCATGATGTTTGTGCAACGATTAAAGAAGCAATTGCAAAACAGCAACAAGTAAAGGAGAACGACTAA
- the fapR gene encoding transcription factor FapR, which yields MKRTKKERQQLLIETIADNPFVTDDQLAAKFSVSVQTIRLDRMELAIPELRERIKDVAAKNYENEVKSLPLDEVIGEIIDIELDKRALSIFDVREEHVFQRNGIARGHHLFAQANSLAVAVINDELALTVKSSVVFVKPVKAGDRVVTKATVRAEDKIKNRTYVDVQSTVDNEIVFIGEFEMYRTKGVGEAT from the coding sequence ATGAAAAGAACGAAAAAAGAACGCCAACAATTACTAATAGAGACAATCGCAGATAACCCATTCGTCACAGATGACCAGTTAGCTGCTAAATTTAGTGTTAGTGTACAAACAATCCGCTTAGATCGCATGGAGCTGGCGATTCCAGAGCTGCGTGAGCGCATTAAAGATGTCGCAGCAAAAAACTATGAAAACGAAGTGAAATCTTTACCTTTAGACGAAGTAATTGGTGAAATTATAGATATTGAATTAGATAAGCGTGCTCTTTCCATTTTTGATGTTAGGGAGGAGCATGTCTTTCAGCGTAATGGGATTGCGCGTGGACATCATTTGTTTGCACAGGCAAACTCATTAGCTGTTGCAGTTATTAATGATGAACTGGCTTTGACGGTTAAGTCGAGCGTTGTGTTTGTTAAACCTGTAAAAGCAGGTGATCGCGTTGTTACAAAGGCAACAGTTCGTGCTGAGGATAAAATAAAAAATCGTACATATGTTGATGTGCAATCAACAGTAGATAATGAGATAGTATTTATAGGTGAATTTGAAATGTACCGTACGAAAGGTGTAGGTGAAGCAACATGA
- the recG gene encoding ATP-dependent DNA helicase RecG: MTSCTEPVTTLKGIGKETAEHLQSLHIETIGDLIWTFPYRHEDFRLKDLAETPHNERVTIEATVESIPSVIFLGKNKQRLTVAVRAGRHLVKAVFFNQGYLRQRLLPGTLVTVTGKWDRGRQVIVGSSVTFGPKTEQVDFEPVYSLRGLIQQKRFRKYMRQALDIVGDVEDILPPQLRLDYQLVDIQEALEGVHFPKDATHAKQARRRFVYEELLEFQLRIQALRKSRKEAEQGLEIAYDIDKLRAFIQTLPYELTAAQKRVVNEICKDLKLPQRMNRLLQGDVGSGKTVVAAIGLYAAVTAGYQGALMAPTEILAEQHAESLKGWFEPIGVRVAILSGSTKTKERRLLLEQLAAGEIDILIGTHALIQPDVAFHKLGFVITDEQHRFGVEQRRILRDKGEHPDVLFMTATPIPRTLAITAFGEMDVSIIDELPAGRKEIETHWMKEEQLGAVLSKMQTELAKGRQAYVICPLIEESDKLDVQNAVDAYNHLTAYFAGSFTVGLMHGRLHPTEKDEIMRAFSNGEIHVLVSTTVVEVGVNVPNATFMTIYDAERFGLAQLHQLRGRVGRGEHQSYCVLIADPKSDEGQERMRSMTETNDGFKLAEKDLELRGPGDFFGKKQSGLPEFKMADLVHDYRALDVARRDAERLVHSESFWKEEAYAPLRHRLEASGVLQGERID, from the coding sequence ATGACAAGCTGTACAGAACCTGTAACGACATTGAAGGGAATTGGCAAGGAAACAGCAGAGCATCTACAATCATTACATATTGAAACAATTGGCGATTTAATTTGGACATTTCCTTATCGTCATGAGGATTTTCGATTGAAGGATTTAGCTGAAACGCCACATAATGAGCGCGTTACAATTGAGGCAACGGTTGAATCGATACCCTCCGTCATTTTTTTAGGGAAAAATAAACAGCGTTTAACGGTAGCTGTGCGCGCAGGGCGCCATTTAGTAAAAGCGGTATTTTTTAATCAAGGCTATTTGCGACAACGGCTGTTGCCAGGCACGCTTGTCACAGTAACAGGAAAATGGGACCGAGGGCGTCAAGTGATTGTTGGGTCCTCCGTCACATTTGGTCCGAAAACAGAGCAAGTAGATTTTGAGCCAGTTTATAGTTTGCGTGGCTTAATTCAACAAAAGCGCTTCCGTAAATATATGCGACAGGCACTTGATATAGTGGGGGATGTAGAGGATATTTTACCACCACAATTACGTTTAGACTATCAGCTAGTTGATATTCAAGAAGCGTTAGAGGGCGTGCATTTTCCAAAGGATGCCACGCATGCAAAGCAAGCTCGTCGCCGCTTTGTTTACGAGGAGCTGCTTGAATTTCAATTGCGCATTCAAGCATTGCGCAAAAGTCGTAAGGAGGCGGAGCAAGGGCTTGAAATTGCTTATGATATTGACAAACTGCGTGCCTTTATTCAAACATTGCCATATGAGCTAACAGCTGCGCAAAAGCGTGTCGTTAATGAAATATGTAAAGACTTGAAATTGCCACAGCGGATGAATCGTCTTCTACAGGGGGATGTTGGTTCAGGGAAAACGGTCGTTGCGGCAATCGGCTTATATGCAGCAGTCACAGCAGGCTATCAAGGAGCATTGATGGCGCCAACTGAAATTTTAGCAGAGCAGCATGCGGAGTCATTGAAGGGCTGGTTTGAGCCAATTGGTGTGCGTGTTGCGATTTTATCAGGTTCAACAAAAACGAAAGAGCGTCGCCTTTTATTGGAGCAATTAGCTGCGGGAGAGATTGATATTTTAATTGGTACACATGCATTGATACAGCCCGATGTCGCATTTCATAAGCTCGGCTTTGTTATTACCGATGAGCAACATCGCTTTGGCGTAGAACAGCGCCGCATTTTGCGTGATAAAGGAGAGCATCCAGATGTGCTCTTTATGACAGCGACACCAATCCCTAGAACGTTAGCCATTACCGCATTTGGTGAAATGGATGTATCAATTATTGATGAGCTACCAGCAGGGCGTAAGGAAATCGAAACGCACTGGATGAAGGAGGAGCAGCTTGGTGCCGTGCTTTCTAAAATGCAGACAGAGCTTGCCAAAGGAAGACAAGCATATGTCATTTGTCCATTGATTGAGGAATCTGACAAGCTAGATGTACAAAATGCAGTCGATGCCTATAATCATTTAACAGCATATTTTGCAGGGAGCTTTACAGTCGGCCTCATGCATGGACGTCTGCATCCGACCGAAAAAGATGAGATTATGCGTGCATTCAGTAACGGTGAGATACATGTGCTCGTGTCAACGACTGTTGTAGAGGTTGGGGTGAACGTACCGAATGCAACATTTATGACGATCTATGATGCGGAGCGCTTCGGTTTAGCACAGCTCCATCAGCTAAGGGGACGCGTAGGACGTGGGGAACATCAATCGTATTGTGTATTAATTGCCGACCCTAAATCGGATGAAGGGCAGGAGCGCATGCGGTCGATGACGGAAACGAATGACGGTTTTAAATTGGCTGAAAAGGATTTAGAACTACGTGGTCCTGGTGATTTCTTTGGTAAAAAGCAAAGCGGCCTACCTGAATTTAAAATGGCGGATCTTGTGCATGATTATCGTGCATTAGATGTGGCAAGACGCGATGCAGAGCGTCTTGTGCATAGTGAGTCATTTTGGAAGGAAGAGGCATACGCACCGCTTCGTCATCGCCTTGAAGCATCAGGTGTACTACAAGGGGAGCGCATTGATTAA
- a CDS encoding phosphotransferase enzyme family protein — translation MNDTFQRIVATFWGIEIASCDVIRDSAKKLAVITAMDGTRYMLKGEQYNSDKMQQICAFANKLSAILPVTTYLKIGDGGYTVTEQNIVYTLEHMVSGIAINCLTNIHIEEIGTALGKMHRFSLEHTILLNQATSWAMFGGNESDALGDYDENELCFRDFATAFAQEPHMQDIASLYTGYRKQLEDVWRELPIAATQGDFCYYNMLFDEQQISGIFDFNLAGDEVLLNECVAVGVYLCWHVDYQGELSSTQRFQQFMQAYEKQRTLNVLEKKMFPALFAIIRAFRYDRVENGIKNSEAKGAFLNETLEILRNC, via the coding sequence ATGAACGACACTTTCCAACGAATTGTAGCAACCTTTTGGGGTATTGAGATTGCATCGTGCGACGTAATCCGTGATAGCGCTAAAAAGCTCGCTGTCATTACCGCAATGGATGGCACGCGCTATATGTTAAAAGGCGAGCAGTATAATAGCGATAAGATGCAGCAAATCTGCGCATTTGCAAATAAGCTTTCTGCAATTTTGCCTGTCACCACTTATTTAAAAATAGGTGATGGTGGCTATACAGTAACAGAGCAAAATATTGTCTATACGCTTGAACATATGGTTTCAGGTATCGCGATTAACTGTTTGACAAATATACATATTGAAGAAATCGGCACTGCATTAGGCAAAATGCATCGTTTCTCACTGGAACATACCATTTTATTAAATCAAGCAACTTCTTGGGCGATGTTTGGTGGCAATGAGAGCGATGCACTTGGTGATTATGATGAAAACGAGCTATGCTTTCGTGATTTTGCAACCGCATTTGCACAAGAGCCACATATGCAGGACATCGCTTCGCTTTATACAGGGTATCGTAAGCAATTAGAAGACGTGTGGAGAGAGCTACCAATAGCGGCAACACAAGGCGATTTTTGCTATTACAATATGCTTTTTGATGAGCAACAAATTAGTGGTATTTTTGATTTTAATTTAGCAGGTGATGAAGTTTTACTAAATGAATGTGTAGCAGTAGGTGTTTACTTATGCTGGCATGTAGATTATCAAGGCGAGCTGTCTTCTACGCAACGATTTCAACAATTTATGCAAGCATATGAAAAGCAAAGAACTTTGAATGTATTGGAGAAAAAGATGTTTCCTGCGTTATTCGCTATTATTCGTGCGTTCCGCTATGACCGTGTAGAGAATGGAATTAAAAATAGTGAAGCAAAAGGGGCATTTTTGAATGAGACATTGGAGATTTTACGTAATTGCTAG
- the sdaAA gene encoding L-serine ammonia-lyase, iron-sulfur-dependent, subunit alpha gives MDVLFQNVRELVERAEQEGKLISEIMIEQEMQMTGRSREDIMAQMDRNLTVMEEAVERGIKGVHSVTGLTGGDAVLLQKYIASGKSLAGDLLLDAVSKAVATNEVNAAMGTICATPTAGSAGVVPGTLFAIQHKLNPTREQMINFLFTSGAFGFVVANNASISGAAGGCQAEVGSAAGMAAAAIVEMAGGTPQQCAEGFAITLKNMLGLVCDPVAGLVEVPCVKRNAMGAANAIVAADMALAGVTSRIPCDEVIGAMYRIGESMNPDLKETARGGLAATPTGKALAAKIFGGAVVQGQ, from the coding sequence ATGGACGTATTATTTCAAAATGTACGAGAACTAGTAGAGCGTGCAGAGCAAGAAGGAAAGCTCATTTCTGAAATTATGATTGAGCAGGAAATGCAAATGACGGGACGTTCGCGTGAGGATATTATGGCGCAAATGGATCGTAATTTAACAGTAATGGAGGAAGCGGTAGAGCGCGGCATCAAGGGTGTACATTCTGTTACTGGCTTAACAGGTGGCGATGCAGTATTATTGCAAAAATATATTGCTTCAGGCAAGTCGCTAGCTGGCGATTTATTGTTGGATGCTGTTAGTAAAGCAGTGGCAACAAACGAAGTAAATGCAGCGATGGGCACAATTTGTGCAACACCAACAGCAGGCTCAGCAGGCGTTGTACCAGGGACGCTGTTTGCGATTCAACATAAATTAAATCCAACACGTGAGCAAATGATTAATTTCCTATTCACATCAGGTGCCTTTGGTTTTGTCGTAGCGAACAATGCATCAATTTCTGGTGCGGCAGGTGGCTGTCAGGCGGAAGTCGGCTCAGCGGCTGGTATGGCGGCGGCGGCTATTGTGGAAATGGCTGGGGGTACGCCACAGCAATGTGCAGAAGGCTTTGCGATTACATTGAAAAATATGCTAGGGCTTGTTTGTGACCCTGTTGCAGGCTTAGTAGAAGTGCCATGTGTGAAACGTAATGCGATGGGCGCAGCAAATGCGATTGTTGCAGCAGATATGGCGTTAGCAGGAGTAACGAGCCGCATTCCTTGTGATGAGGTTATCGGTGCTATGTATCGCATTGGTGAATCAATGAATCCAGACTTAAAAGAAACGGCACGTGGTGGACTAGCTGCAACACCAACAGGTAAGGCATTAGCTGCCAAAATCTTTGGTGGTGCAGTTGTACAAGGGCAGTAA
- the sdaAB gene encoding L-serine ammonia-lyase, iron-sulfur-dependent subunit beta: protein MKFTSVFDIIGPVMIGPSSSHTAGAARIGRVARDLFGRQPKWAKIHLYGSFAETYRGHGTDVAIVGGLLDYDTYDERIKTAFEDAEKAGLSFEFIPEEAHKEHPNTTRIVMGDDEGEMSVEGVSIGGGKIEISEVNGFKLRLTGGMPAILVVHDDRAGCIANVANCLAMHDVNIGHMEVSRIERGLTALMVIEVDQNIEERVLQQISYIPHITKVSKINN from the coding sequence ATGAAGTTTACTTCCGTTTTTGATATTATTGGTCCTGTAATGATTGGACCTTCATCTTCACATACAGCAGGTGCGGCAAGAATTGGACGTGTAGCGCGTGATTTATTTGGTCGTCAGCCGAAGTGGGCAAAAATTCATTTATATGGCTCGTTTGCAGAAACATATCGTGGACATGGCACAGATGTGGCGATTGTAGGCGGCTTATTAGATTATGATACGTATGATGAGCGCATTAAAACAGCATTTGAGGATGCTGAAAAAGCAGGCTTATCTTTCGAGTTTATTCCAGAAGAGGCGCATAAGGAGCATCCAAATACAACGCGTATCGTCATGGGTGATGATGAAGGTGAAATGAGCGTTGAAGGTGTTTCAATTGGTGGAGGGAAAATTGAAATTAGTGAAGTAAACGGTTTCAAACTTCGCTTAACAGGTGGAATGCCAGCGATTTTAGTTGTGCATGATGACCGTGCAGGCTGTATTGCGAATGTAGCAAATTGTTTGGCGATGCACGATGTCAATATTGGACATATGGAAGTGTCGCGTATTGAGCGTGGGTTAACAGCATTAATGGTTATTGAAGTTGATCAAAATATAGAGGAACGTGTGTTACAGCAAATTTCCTATATACCACATATTACGAAAGTATCGAAAATTAACAACTAA
- a CDS encoding DAK2 domain-containing protein: MKSLGGMKFAEMVQMGAHHLYQNAAYVDSLNVFPVPDGDTGTNMNLSMTSGAKETEVQAQEHIGKTAQGLAKGLLMGARGNSGVILSQLFRGFGKAIEKEAEIDAIGFADAFQAGVDTAYKAVMKPVEGTILTVAREAAAKAVEVAQDEDDIIVVMEALVAEAKASLARTPEQLPVLKEVGVVDSGGQGLLFVYEGFLASLKGEPLPQKNESSLDDLINAEHHRVQDFMNTEDIEFGYCTEIMVRFESDKEPFDEEQFRQELNPMGDSLLVISDDEIAKVHIHSETPGAVLAAGQKYGSLIKIKVDNMREQHSAIVGEAPVATVPKVEKHPYAVVTIAMGEGVANLLRSIGASYVIEGGQTMNPSTEDIVKAVKEIGAERVVILPNNKNIIMAAEQAVELLDIEAAVVPTKTIPQGMAAILAFNPEVSVEENQASMVDSFAHVKTGQVTFAVRDTSIDGVEIRKDEFMALAEGKIILSTPTMMEAAQTVATSLVDEDAEIVTVIYGEDATADEATQLAAFIEENYPDAEVEVVEGKQALYPFILSVE; the protein is encoded by the coding sequence ATGAAGTCTTTAGGCGGAATGAAATTCGCAGAAATGGTACAAATGGGGGCACACCATTTATATCAAAATGCGGCTTATGTAGATTCATTAAATGTATTCCCTGTACCAGATGGTGATACAGGAACGAATATGAATTTGTCGATGACATCAGGTGCAAAAGAAACAGAGGTACAAGCACAGGAGCATATCGGGAAAACAGCACAAGGATTAGCGAAAGGCCTATTAATGGGCGCACGTGGAAATTCGGGTGTTATTTTGTCGCAATTATTCCGTGGTTTCGGAAAAGCGATTGAAAAGGAAGCAGAAATCGATGCAATCGGCTTTGCTGATGCTTTCCAAGCAGGTGTTGACACAGCATATAAGGCAGTAATGAAGCCTGTTGAAGGAACAATTTTAACAGTAGCTCGTGAAGCGGCTGCAAAGGCAGTGGAAGTAGCGCAAGATGAAGATGATATTATTGTTGTCATGGAGGCGCTTGTAGCAGAAGCGAAAGCCTCACTAGCACGCACACCAGAGCAGCTTCCTGTTTTAAAGGAAGTAGGCGTAGTCGATAGCGGTGGACAAGGCTTATTATTTGTATACGAAGGTTTCCTTGCCTCATTAAAAGGCGAGCCACTGCCACAAAAAAATGAATCTTCATTAGATGATTTAATCAATGCGGAGCATCATCGTGTGCAAGATTTTATGAACACGGAAGATATTGAATTTGGCTATTGTACAGAAATTATGGTGCGCTTTGAGTCAGATAAAGAGCCGTTCGACGAGGAACAATTCCGCCAAGAGCTAAATCCGATGGGTGATTCCTTGCTTGTTATTTCGGATGATGAAATTGCTAAAGTGCATATTCATTCAGAAACACCAGGAGCAGTGCTTGCAGCAGGGCAAAAATATGGTAGCTTAATCAAAATTAAAGTAGATAATATGCGTGAGCAGCATTCTGCAATTGTTGGGGAAGCCCCTGTAGCAACAGTACCAAAAGTGGAAAAGCATCCATACGCGGTTGTGACGATTGCAATGGGTGAAGGTGTAGCGAATTTATTGCGTTCAATCGGTGCTTCATATGTCATTGAAGGCGGACAAACGATGAATCCTTCAACAGAGGATATCGTGAAAGCCGTAAAAGAAATCGGTGCAGAGCGCGTTGTTATTTTACCTAATAACAAAAACATCATTATGGCTGCTGAGCAAGCGGTTGAATTATTAGATATTGAGGCAGCGGTTGTGCCAACAAAAACAATTCCACAGGGGATGGCTGCGATTTTAGCATTCAACCCAGAGGTATCTGTGGAGGAAAATCAAGCAAGCATGGTAGATAGCTTTGCACATGTGAAAACAGGGCAAGTAACATTTGCGGTACGCGATACATCGATTGATGGTGTAGAAATCCGTAAAGACGAGTTTATGGCATTAGCTGAGGGCAAAATTATTTTATCAACACCGACGATGATGGAGGCGGCGCAAACAGTTGCTACATCACTTGTTGACGAAGATGCGGAAATTGTCACAGTTATTTATGGTGAAGATGCAACAGCAGATGAAGCCACACAGCTAGCTGCATTTATCGAAGAAAATTATCCTGATGCAGAAGTAGAAGTTGTTGAAGGAAAGCAAGCGTTATATCCGTTTATTTTATCAGTGGAATAA
- a CDS encoding Asp23/Gls24 family envelope stress response protein, producing MSIEIHNEFGQIDISNDVIAQIAGGAAVECYGIVGMASKHQIRDGLTDILRKENFTKGVLVRQEGEDLHIDMYIIVSYGTKISEIAYQVQSTVKYTVNKTLGMSVKSVNIFVQGVRVMNV from the coding sequence ATGTCAATAGAAATCCACAATGAATTCGGACAAATCGATATTTCGAATGATGTGATTGCACAAATTGCAGGTGGCGCAGCGGTTGAGTGCTACGGTATTGTTGGAATGGCAAGCAAACATCAAATTCGAGATGGATTAACAGATATTTTACGTAAAGAGAACTTTACAAAAGGTGTGCTAGTTCGTCAAGAAGGCGAAGACTTACATATTGATATGTACATTATTGTAAGCTATGGTACAAAAATTTCTGAAATTGCTTATCAAGTACAATCAACAGTAAAATATACAGTAAATAAAACATTAGGTATGAGCGTGAAGTCCGTTAATATTTTCGTGCAAGGCGTTCGTGTGATGAATGTGTAA
- a CDS encoding M20/M25/M40 family metallo-hydrolase: protein MNWNTPEKLRALLCEIVSWESRTLTQGENEFAYKLKDKLQTLSYFQQQPEFVELHDAGLGRHAVTALYKHPTATETVVLISHFDTVHTEEYGELEPLAFYPEELTKKLMEPKYFKDLPEQVKIDLESGKYLFGRGTMDMKMGLALHMQLIERASIEQWPINLLLTAVPDEEVNSAGMRAAVVELVRLREQHHLTYKLFLNSEPSFSQEPTDIKEYIYSGTIGKIMPAALFYGKETHVGEPLKGMTANFIASYMTQHMEWNPIFREQDLGESTPLPVSLQLKDLKMEYSTQTPYRAAALYNVFLMKRTATEVMDIFEQVAVEAMNACNTHYQQICQREGVKGVGAVKVIRYEALLELAIEKLGEAEVEAIKQRVIHHESWDDREKSIRIVDQLMIRCQELAPATVLLYTPPYYPAINASNHPIVEQSIELLKEVAKTFNNEVEQIHYFNGICDLSYVNYSDSENGWLAFEKNTPVWGETYSIPFDMMAALQGPVLNVGPFGKDPHQKTERLHVDSAFVEMPVMIEKLIKSLSEVGLK from the coding sequence ATGAATTGGAATACACCAGAGAAGCTACGTGCATTATTATGTGAAATTGTCAGCTGGGAAAGCAGGACATTAACACAAGGTGAAAATGAATTTGCTTATAAATTAAAGGATAAATTGCAGACATTGTCATATTTTCAACAACAACCTGAATTTGTTGAATTGCATGATGCGGGACTTGGTCGACATGCAGTAACGGCTCTTTATAAGCATCCAACCGCAACAGAAACGGTAGTACTAATCAGTCACTTTGATACGGTGCATACAGAGGAGTATGGTGAGTTAGAGCCGCTTGCCTTTTATCCAGAAGAGCTGACAAAAAAGCTGATGGAGCCTAAGTATTTTAAAGATTTACCAGAACAAGTGAAAATTGATTTGGAGTCGGGGAAGTATTTATTTGGGCGCGGCACAATGGATATGAAAATGGGACTAGCATTGCATATGCAGCTAATTGAAAGGGCAAGCATTGAACAATGGCCAATCAACCTTCTATTAACCGCTGTTCCAGATGAAGAAGTGAACTCCGCTGGAATGCGAGCAGCAGTTGTAGAATTAGTACGGTTACGTGAGCAGCATCATCTAACATATAAATTATTTTTAAATAGTGAGCCATCCTTCTCACAAGAACCTACTGATATTAAAGAATATATTTACTCTGGCACTATTGGAAAAATTATGCCTGCCGCTTTATTTTATGGGAAAGAAACACATGTAGGAGAACCTTTAAAAGGCATGACAGCTAATTTTATTGCTTCCTATATGACACAGCATATGGAATGGAACCCTATTTTCCGTGAGCAAGATTTAGGTGAAAGTACACCCCTTCCAGTATCGCTGCAATTAAAGGATTTGAAGATGGAATATTCGACACAAACACCTTATCGTGCTGCAGCGCTGTATAATGTCTTTTTAATGAAGCGCACAGCGACAGAGGTGATGGATATTTTTGAACAGGTGGCAGTGGAAGCTATGAACGCTTGTAATACGCATTATCAGCAAATTTGCCAGCGTGAGGGTGTCAAAGGTGTAGGTGCTGTAAAGGTTATACGTTATGAGGCACTTTTAGAGCTTGCTATAGAGAAACTTGGAGAAGCAGAGGTGGAGGCAATTAAACAGCGAGTTATTCATCATGAGAGCTGGGATGATCGAGAGAAATCCATTCGCATTGTGGATCAGCTGATGATTCGTTGTCAGGAGCTAGCACCTGCAACAGTGTTACTTTATACACCACCATATTATCCAGCAATTAACGCATCGAACCATCCAATTGTTGAACAATCAATTGAATTGCTGAAAGAGGTAGCGAAGACATTTAATAATGAAGTTGAACAAATTCATTATTTTAACGGCATATGTGATTTAAGCTATGTTAATTATTCAGATAGTGAGAATGGTTGGTTAGCATTCGAGAAAAATACACCTGTTTGGGGAGAAACATATAGCATTCCTTTTGATATGATGGCAGCATTACAAGGTCCAGTGTTAAATGTAGGACCATTTGGTAAAGACCCGCATCAAAAAACAGAAAGATTGCATGTTGATAGTGCCTTTGTAGAAATGCCTGTTATGATTGAGAAGCTTATTAAAAGTTTATCTGAGGTAGGTCTAAAGTGA